AACTGAACTCGGAGAGCTTGTAGAAGGCCAGCTTGATGCCAATGGTCAGGATGACGATGGCCCAGCCCCAGTTGCCGACGATACCGTGAATCCAGGACAGCGCGATGAACAGGGGCTTGGAGATGATGGTCAGCCAGCCATAGTCCACCGTGAGATCCAGCCCCTCGGCAACTTCGGCCAGGCGATTCTGCTCCTTGGGCCCGACCCAGAGCTGGTGCTCGAAGGTCCCCGAGTCACCGGCGGCGATGGACTTCCGCGGCGATGACATCCCCAGCAGGTACTGATTGTCGTCCAGAGACCGCGTGTAATACCGGTGGGTCTCGTCCCGGGGCGGGATCCACGCACCGACGAAATAGTGCTGAATGATTGCTCCCCAGCCGTTACGCAGGTCGCGGGAGAGGTCGCTGCTGCGCATGTCGGAGAAAGAGATCTTGTCGTAGCGGTCCTCCTCGCCATGGACGACGCCACCGGTATAGGTGTAGATAAACCAGGAGGTGCCATCATCGATCTCACCGGATCGGAGCTGGGCGTATTGATACGCATCCCAGGCGCTGTCCGAGGTGTTCTCCACTTCGTGGCGGACATCGATGACGTAGCTGTCGCGGTTGAAGACGAAATACCGCGTGACCCGGATGCCATCATCGCTTTCCCATACCAGCGGGACTTCCACCGTATCCTGGTCATCACCGAGCTCAAACTCACGCTGATCGCCTTCGATGCGGAATTCGCTGCGAGGGCCGGGCCCATCCCCCTCCCGGGGAACCAGTCCGGCCTGGGCAATGAACAACGCGTCCAGGCGGTCCGACATCAGCCGCAGCGGTTCTTCCTGATCCAGGGTCTTGAAATGCTGGAGCAAGTCGACCTGGCGGATGTCGCCGCCGCGGGTGCTGATCTCCACATCCAGCTTGTCCGTACGGACCCGGATGGTCTCACCGCGCTCCATACGGTCGCCGGCGGCCGTGGCGGGGGCCGCTTCCTCCCGGTCGGCTTCTGCCGCCTCGGCAGGCGCCGCGTCGTCATCCGGGTCTGCGGGACCGGGGGCGTCCGCGGGTGCGTCGTCAGGTGCCTCTTCAACGCGCTCTTCGGTGGCGGTTTCCTCGGTGGCGGAACGGCCGTACTGGTCCTCCCAGGCTGTCCAGATGAACAGCAACACAAGGCCCAGGGCGAAGAACTGAAGTAACCGTTGCGTTTCCATCGAGCGTCAATCTTCCGGTTTTGATTCGGGGACCGGGTCCACGCCCCCGGGATGCCATGGATGGCACTTGAGAATACGCCGGATCCCCAGCCAGAGGCCCTGGCCTACACCATGCGCGGCGACCGCTTCAATGGTGTATTCCGAGCATGAGGGGTAGAACCGGCAGCAGTTGCCGAGGAACGGGCTGACCAGGAGCTGATAGCCCCTCAGGAGGCCGGTGACGACGGTTCGCATCGCTGACTCACTCGTTGCCACAGCCGTGCAAGCGCCTGGTGGAGCGTGCCGTTATCGGTGGTACGGGCCACCGGTCGGGTCATCAATACGACGTCCACGGCTGGCAGATCTCCCTGATGATGCCGGAATGATTCCCGGGCGACGCGCTTGATGCGATTCCGGTCCACGGCGCGAGGGGATACCTTGCGCCCGATGGCCAGCCCCAGTCTGGGGCGCGCTTCGGCATTTTCCGCGACAAGAAGGGTAAAGTAGCGATCCGCGATCCGGTCTGCGCCCGCAAACACCCGCTGGAACGCCCGCGGTGTCAGCAGCCGCGCTGTGCGGGGAAATGCCGTTCCGAGCGCGTACACCGGGCCCCGGATCAGGGTGTCAGCCGGGCCCGACCCTTGGCGCGGCGGGCTTTCAGCACCTGCCGGCCACTCTTGGTTGCCATGCGGGCACGGAAGCCATGGGTGCGCTTGCGCTTGATCACGCTGGGCTGATAAGTGCGCTTCATGATGATGTCCGTTTGTCTGGTGACGTGTGGAAAGAGGCACGGAGCCGATCGAGCCGGCGAATTTACCCCTGCGCGAAGCACCCTGTCAACGGCCGCTCTGGAACAACGTGGCGCCCTGGCCGGGTCGGTCAAGTCCGCACTCTTGCTGATCCGGGTCCGAGCACACCCGGACAGCGATCCTGACGGGTTGTGGATGAACACGGCAACGGGGTATAGACTCGGCGGGCGAGCCAACAATGCGTCAGCACTACCCGCGGACGGGCGGAGAGTCCCCCGCCCGCTTGTCTGCATGCATGGCACGCTGCCTACGGGACAAGCGCGTTCCGCCTCGGCAGTCCATCTTTCGGTGAATCAGCGTCCGCTTCATTTTTGGGGGTCCATCC
The DNA window shown above is from Aquisalimonas sp. 2447 and carries:
- the yidC gene encoding membrane protein insertase YidC — protein: METQRLLQFFALGLVLLFIWTAWEDQYGRSATEETATEERVEEAPDDAPADAPGPADPDDDAAPAEAAEADREEAAPATAAGDRMERGETIRVRTDKLDVEISTRGGDIRQVDLLQHFKTLDQEEPLRLMSDRLDALFIAQAGLVPREGDGPGPRSEFRIEGDQREFELGDDQDTVEVPLVWESDDGIRVTRYFVFNRDSYVIDVRHEVENTSDSAWDAYQYAQLRSGEIDDGTSWFIYTYTGGVVHGEEDRYDKISFSDMRSSDLSRDLRNGWGAIIQHYFVGAWIPPRDETHRYYTRSLDDNQYLLGMSSPRKSIAAGDSGTFEHQLWVGPKEQNRLAEVAEGLDLTVDYGWLTIISKPLFIALSWIHGIVGNWGWAIVILTIGIKLAFYKLSEFSYRSMGRMRKLQPRMQQLKERYGDDRQALNQAMMKMYKEEKINPLGGCLPILVQIPVFIALYWVLLESVELRHAPFILWIQDLSSRDPYFILPLLMGASMFLQQKLNPAPMDPIQQRIMMALPFVFTIFFMFFPAGLVLYWVVNNSLSIAQQWYITRQIEKGSSE
- the yidD gene encoding membrane protein insertion efficiency factor YidD, with the translated sequence MRTVVTGLLRGYQLLVSPFLGNCCRFYPSCSEYTIEAVAAHGVGQGLWLGIRRILKCHPWHPGGVDPVPESKPED
- the rnpA gene encoding ribonuclease P protein component, which gives rise to MYALGTAFPRTARLLTPRAFQRVFAGADRIADRYFTLLVAENAEARPRLGLAIGRKVSPRAVDRNRIKRVARESFRHHQGDLPAVDVVLMTRPVARTTDNGTLHQALARLWQRVSQRCEPSSPAS
- the rpmH gene encoding 50S ribosomal protein L34, coding for MKRTYQPSVIKRKRTHGFRARMATKSGRQVLKARRAKGRARLTP